A genomic region of Euwallacea fornicatus isolate EFF26 chromosome 32, ASM4011564v1, whole genome shotgun sequence contains the following coding sequences:
- the Pfdn6 gene encoding prefoldin subunit 6 — translation MSDDLQRKLQSELTNFKTVQKELQKAISTRQQLDGQLNENEIVKEELNLLPTDGKVFKSVGPVLIKTELVEAKQNVSKRIDYISKEVKKVDDLIASLEKKQDVHREALQKLQHQLQQAQVKAALQA, via the exons ATGAGTGACGACTTACAAAGAAAGCTTCAGAGTGAActtacaaatttcaaaaccgtccaaaaag AGCTCCAAAAGGCGATTTCTACAAGACAACAGTTAGATGGGCAGCTCAACGAGAACGAGATAGTCAAAGAGGAGCTGAACCTGCTTCCAACTGATGGTAAAGTCTTCAAATCAGTGGGTCCTGTGCTGATTAAAACTGAGCTAGTGGAGGCAAAGCAGAATGTGAGCAAACGAATAGATTATATTAGTAAGGAAGTGAAGAAAGTGGATGATCTCATTGCCTCTTTGGAGAAGAAGCAGGATGTGCATAGGGAGGCCCTACAGAAGCTGCAACATCAATTGCAGCAGGCACAGGTTAAAGCTGCCCTTCAGGCATAA